From a single Paenibacillus sp. FSL W8-0426 genomic region:
- a CDS encoding DUF5107 domain-containing protein: protein MSTKEPSSAVSSKVRVWEEQVEIPTYGTGKPDKNPMFLEKRVYQGSSGRVYPLPVIDKILDEKETKSYGMAILENEYVRVEIMPEIGGRIYRALDKTNNYDFVYYNRVIKPALVGLAGPWISGGIEFNWPQHHRPNTFGPVQHTITENEDGSATVWVSEIDRMYGTKVTTGFTLHPGKAYIEITAQLYNRTSEPQTFLWWANPAVAVNDHTQTVFPPDVTAVFDHGKRDVSRFPIATGTYYKMDYSEGVDISRYKNIPVPTSYMAYKSDYNFVGGYDHSVQAGLLHVANHHVSPGKKQWTWGNGEFGQAWDRSLTDEDGPYIELMTGVFTDNQPDFTWLQPYEEKSFTQYFMPYKNIGVVKNASIDAAVNLEVDETLRVATVMAYATSVFEGATIELKGRKRTYVDDRVTLSPESTYKTVVTLDEGDQPHDLLLTVRNAEQSLLISYKPAKPSIEQIPDAAKPLPLPEELRSTEQLYLAGLHLEQYRHATFEPEAYYEEGLRRDASDIRLNVAYGTLMLRRGELEKAETHFRTAIESLTWRNPNPYDSEAYYQLGLALRLQERNEEAFKAFYKAVWSAAYQDSGYYALSQIACEKGAFWEALELVERALVRNTRNYKSRLLKTALLRKLDRHEEAIAFADETLTMDIADFGARYEKFMILEAMGKNEEAQLVRSELRRFMRDDAHNYLNLASDYTGCGLFAEAARVLEEICSIQNEKAYPMLHYTLAFVYDKMGQSETAEHERQLGSAAAPDYCFPNSLFELSVLLHTLDKNPSDSKAHYYLGNLYYDKKRAEDAIKHWETSVRLDQQFATAHRNLALAYYNKRNDAEASLQSLNRAFECNPNDARVFYELDQLHKKTGVPAQERLTKLQKHMNLVEHRDDLYLEYVTLLNTLGQHHEALSSLLSRRFHPWEGGEGKATGQYTLALVELAKQENKRQSYQDAVSLLQRALQYPENLGEGKLEGAQENNIHYELGIAYQGLGQPKEAVYHWTLASEGLEEPASAMYYNDQPPEMIFYQGLAWDRLNNSKEAKRRFNKLIDFAEKHWFDDVKIDYFAVSLPDFLVFEDDLNKRNQTHCLFMLGLGLLGLGHKEEAKKRFNEALQLEPNHQGAKIHLQLC from the coding sequence ATGAGCACAAAAGAGCCATCATCGGCTGTTTCGAGTAAGGTTCGGGTTTGGGAGGAACAAGTTGAAATCCCCACGTACGGAACGGGTAAACCGGACAAAAATCCAATGTTTCTGGAGAAGCGTGTGTATCAGGGGAGCTCTGGACGAGTTTACCCGCTTCCGGTCATCGATAAAATATTGGATGAGAAAGAAACAAAGTCATATGGCATGGCCATTCTTGAAAACGAATACGTTCGAGTCGAAATCATGCCTGAGATCGGTGGCCGGATCTACCGTGCATTAGATAAAACGAACAATTATGATTTCGTATACTATAATCGCGTCATCAAACCGGCGCTTGTCGGGCTTGCGGGTCCCTGGATTTCAGGGGGCATCGAGTTTAACTGGCCGCAGCATCATCGACCGAACACATTTGGACCTGTGCAGCACACCATAACGGAGAATGAAGACGGCAGCGCGACCGTTTGGGTCAGTGAGATTGATCGAATGTACGGCACAAAAGTAACGACAGGTTTCACCTTGCATCCAGGCAAGGCCTATATCGAAATTACAGCGCAATTGTACAACCGTACGTCGGAGCCGCAAACGTTTTTGTGGTGGGCCAATCCGGCCGTCGCCGTCAATGATCATACGCAAACGGTATTTCCTCCTGATGTAACGGCAGTATTCGACCATGGAAAACGCGATGTGTCCAGATTCCCGATTGCTACAGGGACATATTACAAAATGGATTATTCCGAGGGCGTCGACATTTCCAGGTACAAAAATATTCCGGTCCCGACTTCCTATATGGCATACAAATCCGACTATAACTTTGTGGGAGGGTACGACCACAGTGTTCAAGCTGGCCTTTTGCACGTAGCCAATCATCATGTCTCCCCGGGCAAAAAGCAGTGGACTTGGGGCAACGGGGAATTCGGTCAAGCCTGGGACCGAAGCCTGACGGACGAAGACGGACCTTACATCGAGTTGATGACCGGCGTATTCACGGACAACCAGCCTGATTTTACATGGCTCCAGCCGTACGAAGAAAAGTCGTTCACCCAGTATTTCATGCCGTACAAAAACATCGGCGTCGTCAAAAACGCCTCCATTGATGCGGCAGTGAATTTGGAGGTAGATGAAACGCTCCGCGTTGCGACGGTAATGGCCTATGCTACATCCGTCTTTGAAGGAGCGACCATCGAACTAAAGGGTCGTAAGCGTACGTATGTAGATGATCGAGTCACACTTTCTCCAGAATCCACTTACAAAACCGTCGTTACGTTGGACGAGGGGGATCAACCGCATGATTTGCTCCTAACCGTACGGAATGCCGAACAGAGTTTGCTCATCAGCTACAAGCCGGCGAAACCTTCCATCGAACAAATCCCGGATGCTGCCAAGCCGCTTCCTCTCCCGGAAGAATTGAGGAGCACAGAACAGTTGTATCTTGCCGGCCTTCATTTGGAGCAGTACCGGCATGCCACGTTCGAACCGGAAGCCTATTACGAAGAGGGATTAAGAAGAGATGCTTCTGACATTCGGCTCAATGTCGCTTATGGCACACTGATGCTTCGAAGAGGGGAATTGGAAAAGGCGGAAACACACTTCCGTACGGCAATCGAATCATTGACCTGGCGGAATCCCAATCCGTATGATAGCGAAGCTTACTACCAACTTGGCCTGGCTCTCCGGCTTCAAGAACGGAATGAAGAGGCATTTAAGGCGTTTTATAAGGCAGTTTGGTCGGCAGCGTACCAGGATAGCGGCTACTATGCATTAAGCCAGATCGCATGCGAAAAGGGAGCGTTCTGGGAAGCGCTGGAGCTGGTAGAACGTGCATTGGTTCGAAATACAAGAAACTACAAATCAAGGCTGCTCAAAACCGCGCTGCTTCGCAAGTTGGACCGTCATGAGGAAGCCATTGCATTTGCGGACGAAACGCTGACGATGGATATTGCCGATTTCGGAGCCAGATATGAGAAATTCATGATTCTCGAAGCCATGGGAAAAAACGAAGAGGCTCAACTGGTGCGTTCGGAGCTCCGCCGATTTATGAGGGATGACGCTCATAATTACTTGAATCTGGCTTCGGATTATACGGGATGTGGTTTGTTCGCGGAAGCAGCCCGTGTGTTGGAAGAGATTTGTTCCATCCAAAATGAAAAGGCTTATCCAATGCTTCATTACACACTTGCATTTGTTTATGACAAAATGGGACAAAGCGAAACAGCGGAACATGAACGTCAGCTTGGGAGTGCAGCTGCACCTGATTACTGTTTCCCGAACAGCTTGTTCGAGTTAAGCGTATTGCTTCACACGCTCGATAAAAATCCATCGGATAGCAAAGCTCATTATTACTTGGGCAACCTCTACTATGATAAAAAACGGGCGGAAGATGCCATAAAACATTGGGAGACCTCCGTCCGCCTGGATCAGCAATTCGCCACGGCCCACCGCAATCTTGCGCTGGCTTACTACAATAAACGCAACGATGCCGAGGCTTCATTGCAGTCGCTTAACCGGGCTTTCGAATGTAATCCTAACGATGCCCGAGTATTTTACGAGCTCGATCAGCTGCATAAAAAAACGGGCGTTCCTGCACAAGAACGATTAACGAAGCTTCAGAAGCATATGAACCTTGTAGAACATCGCGACGACCTATATCTCGAATATGTTACGCTGCTGAATACATTAGGCCAACATCATGAAGCATTGTCGTCATTATTAAGTCGTCGTTTCCATCCTTGGGAAGGCGGAGAGGGAAAAGCGACAGGACAATATACGCTTGCACTAGTTGAGCTCGCCAAGCAAGAGAATAAACGCCAATCTTATCAAGATGCCGTTTCGCTGCTTCAACGAGCACTCCAATATCCGGAGAATCTGGGTGAAGGCAAACTTGAAGGCGCGCAGGAGAACAATATTCATTATGAGTTGGGTATTGCCTACCAGGGACTCGGACAGCCAAAAGAGGCCGTCTATCACTGGACGCTCGCTTCAGAGGGGCTGGAGGAACCGGCTAGTGCGATGTATTATAATGACCAGCCGCCAGAGATGATTTTTTATCAAGGCCTTGCTTGGGATCGACTGAACAATTCAAAAGAAGCAAAACGACGCTTTAACAAGCTGATCGATTTTGCAGAAAAACATTGGTTTGATGATGTTAAAATCGATTACTTCGCCGTATCCTTACCCGATTTTCTGGTATTTGAAGATGATTTGAACAAGCGAAATCAAACGCACTGCTTGTTCATGCTCGGGCTTGGGTTGCTTGGTCTTGGTCATAAAGAAGAAGCGAAGAAACGATTCAATGAAGCGCTGCAGTTGGAACCAAACCACCAGGGAGCGAAAATTCATCTGCAATTATGTTGA
- a CDS encoding AraC family transcriptional regulator, which yields MLKELQNDALTSHFHVSDIGFFPEAKFHYRERPKGCETHILIYCVKGEGWVETNRTVQIQPRQLVVIPSETPHRYGASNENPWSIYWMHLTGTDAESLIRAYSLNVGPLPFTLNLHSRWIEDVEQCYALLSDKPYAMNNQIYVSQCIRHLISHVGFSLMHSLQDNKNERYLEQAVQYMTERLTESLSLPDLASHLGLSKQHLIYLFNKETGVPPIEFYLRLKMQRAGQMLSLTSKSVKEISGAVGMKDPYYFSRLFKKIMGCSPTEYRSIPKG from the coding sequence ATGCTCAAGGAACTACAGAATGACGCATTAACAAGTCATTTTCATGTAAGCGATATCGGATTTTTTCCAGAAGCAAAATTTCATTACAGAGAAAGGCCAAAGGGTTGTGAAACTCATATTCTCATATACTGCGTCAAGGGCGAAGGCTGGGTGGAAACGAACAGAACCGTTCAAATTCAACCTCGGCAGCTTGTCGTTATTCCATCGGAAACCCCGCATCGCTATGGTGCCTCTAATGAAAACCCGTGGTCCATTTATTGGATGCACCTTACAGGGACAGACGCCGAATCTCTGATCCGAGCCTATTCCCTGAACGTCGGACCTCTCCCTTTTACATTGAACTTGCACTCCCGGTGGATTGAAGATGTTGAACAATGTTATGCCTTGTTGTCGGATAAACCGTACGCCATGAACAATCAGATCTATGTGTCACAGTGTATCCGGCACCTCATTAGTCACGTCGGCTTTAGTTTGATGCATTCGCTTCAAGACAATAAAAACGAACGATATCTGGAACAGGCCGTGCAATACATGACGGAGCGGCTGACGGAGTCCCTTTCGCTTCCCGATTTGGCAAGTCATTTAGGGTTATCCAAACAACATCTGATCTACCTGTTCAACAAGGAAACCGGCGTGCCTCCTATTGAATTCTACCTCAGACTTAAAATGCAGCGTGCTGGACAAATGTTGTCCTTAACCTCTAAAAGCGTCAAAGAAATTTCCGGAGCTGTCGGTATGAAGGACCCCTATTATTTCTCCAGATTATTCAAAAAAATAATGGGATGCTCCCCGACCGAATATCGGAGCATCCCAAAAGGTTGA
- a CDS encoding glycoside hydrolase family 2 TIM barrel-domain containing protein — MHGRLNIPLEESWTFQADLKNEGLKLKWHEHGPSMGENIQIPHTWNVQKGLQEFRGTGWYSRTFFAPPEWEGRLLRLQFDAVYRDAVVWINGQKVGEHADSGYTAFVLDISSAIIFGENNRIVVSANNENSQTALPVGNSFDWADDGGIIRGVSLIVSGRAAIDYAKIQAVPVFNEEGDRRCSPYGLLSGEIHLWESGEAANSTSLRLVVTAASEDGAQISEQWEILSNKGILRFKDIKVDSPKLWHFDHPHLYKVDLALYSGDILSDEVSIEVGFREIRSEGSTLLLNREPVRLMGVEWMPGSHPDRGMAETSSQLEEMLRHIKEANCVITRFHWQQDRKLLEWCDRNGLLVQEEIPHWQTPHDPDDEWLQTSMQHAQEMIHRHYNHPCIYAWGLGNEVNGQSAVTVRYFEQLKTLVRELDDTRFMNYVSNTVHENPSQDATGVGDVIMWNDYIGTWHGDLDRPAVIRTITEAHKDKPVIVAEYGLCEPAYEGGDERRKQILTDNTTEYRKHPGIAALIYFSLNDYRTQMGEAGEGMLRQRVHGSMTLDGTPKPSYEALRQLASPIRVAVNLENGAGKVAVTIETSDDIPSYRTSGYTLRLIDPHGDFYEQEIPELEPGERCVLHFMDIPQTRWDDIRLHVERPTGFSVTSGSLTSYVGYFTDNLVP, encoded by the coding sequence ATGCACGGCAGATTAAATATTCCGTTGGAAGAATCCTGGACATTTCAGGCAGATCTAAAGAATGAAGGGTTGAAACTGAAATGGCATGAACATGGCCCTTCCATGGGTGAGAACATTCAAATCCCGCACACATGGAATGTGCAAAAGGGTTTGCAGGAGTTTCGTGGCACAGGCTGGTACAGCCGCACTTTTTTTGCACCTCCTGAATGGGAAGGCAGGTTGCTTCGTCTGCAGTTTGATGCGGTGTATCGTGATGCCGTTGTATGGATCAATGGACAGAAGGTAGGAGAACATGCCGATTCAGGTTACACCGCGTTTGTTTTAGACATCTCAAGCGCCATCATCTTTGGAGAAAACAACAGGATTGTGGTATCGGCAAATAATGAGAACAGTCAGACAGCCCTACCCGTAGGGAATAGCTTTGATTGGGCGGACGATGGCGGAATTATACGCGGCGTATCGCTTATCGTTAGCGGTCGCGCAGCGATCGATTATGCCAAAATCCAGGCCGTTCCTGTCTTTAACGAAGAAGGAGACAGGCGTTGCTCTCCGTACGGTTTATTATCAGGCGAGATTCATTTGTGGGAGAGTGGGGAGGCGGCGAATAGCACCTCTCTAAGGCTTGTCGTGACCGCAGCGAGTGAAGATGGCGCACAAATTTCAGAGCAATGGGAGATCCTTAGCAACAAAGGCATTTTACGCTTTAAAGATATCAAGGTGGACAGCCCAAAATTGTGGCATTTCGACCATCCTCATTTGTACAAGGTGGATCTTGCTTTATACTCGGGGGATATACTCTCGGATGAGGTATCGATTGAGGTTGGTTTCAGAGAGATTCGTTCAGAAGGAAGTACACTGCTGCTTAACCGAGAGCCGGTGCGTCTTATGGGGGTCGAATGGATGCCTGGATCACATCCGGATCGAGGGATGGCTGAAACGTCGAGCCAACTTGAAGAGATGCTCCGACATATTAAAGAAGCCAATTGCGTCATCACCCGTTTTCATTGGCAGCAAGATCGCAAGCTGCTGGAATGGTGTGATCGAAACGGTTTATTAGTACAGGAGGAGATTCCCCACTGGCAAACGCCGCATGATCCTGACGACGAATGGCTCCAGACCTCCATGCAGCATGCCCAGGAAATGATTCATCGACACTACAACCATCCATGTATCTATGCTTGGGGGCTAGGCAACGAGGTAAACGGGCAATCTGCGGTCACGGTCCGTTATTTTGAACAATTAAAAACGCTTGTTCGCGAACTGGATGACACCCGATTTATGAACTACGTTTCCAATACGGTGCATGAAAATCCCTCCCAGGATGCGACGGGTGTAGGCGATGTTATCATGTGGAATGATTACATTGGAACGTGGCACGGCGATTTGGACAGACCCGCGGTGATTCGAACCATTACAGAGGCTCATAAAGATAAACCTGTGATCGTTGCCGAGTATGGACTATGTGAACCTGCTTACGAGGGTGGAGACGAACGACGAAAGCAAATCCTGACGGACAACACGACGGAATACCGGAAACACCCTGGGATTGCTGCCCTTATCTATTTCAGTCTGAACGATTATCGGACACAGATGGGCGAAGCAGGGGAAGGCATGCTGCGCCAACGTGTACACGGTTCCATGACTTTGGATGGCACGCCCAAGCCTTCATATGAAGCCCTGCGTCAATTGGCTTCCCCGATTCGCGTTGCCGTAAATTTGGAAAATGGTGCGGGTAAGGTGGCAGTAACTATAGAAACTTCGGATGACATCCCATCTTATAGGACATCTGGATATACTTTAAGGCTTATTGATCCACACGGTGATTTTTATGAACAAGAAATTCCCGAGTTGGAACCTGGAGAGCGATGCGTATTACATTTTATGGACATCCCTCAGACCAGATGGGATGACATTCGTTTACATGTTGAAAGACCTACCGGATTTTCGGTGACGAGCGGTTCATTAACCAGTTATGTCGGTTATTTCACCGATAACTTGGTTCCGTGA
- a CDS encoding AraC family transcriptional regulator — MEYALGNMVVHLHWVIAKPALPGWEDIRQTVSGHTFYYIYSGKGIFRCEERDVEVEGGTLVYLWPGLPLYMKSSEAHPLRMTMLLFDCASLRKNENEWVGPEPIERLRLPFLLPLQSERTGKIGELFREAEREWVPGDLVREARVKSVWYRLVQEVHEAAEAGGRHSGEEGITAALRRFKEKLDTEFATEFRITELAEQTGFSPVYLRRTFADRYGCSPKQYLDQLRNEHAVRRLRYTGDSVTDIARACGYSDVYQFSKTFKKRNGFSPTEYRRMQGE, encoded by the coding sequence ATGGAGTATGCTTTGGGAAATATGGTGGTGCATCTGCACTGGGTCATCGCCAAGCCGGCGCTGCCAGGCTGGGAAGATATTCGGCAGACCGTATCCGGGCACACCTTTTATTACATTTACAGCGGCAAGGGGATTTTTCGTTGCGAGGAGAGGGACGTGGAAGTGGAGGGGGGCACATTGGTCTACCTTTGGCCCGGGCTGCCTCTTTATATGAAGTCTTCCGAGGCGCATCCACTCCGAATGACGATGCTGCTCTTCGATTGCGCTTCGTTAAGGAAAAATGAGAATGAATGGGTTGGGCCGGAGCCGATCGAGCGGCTGCGACTGCCCTTTCTTTTGCCTTTACAGAGTGAGCGTACGGGGAAGATCGGGGAACTGTTCCGGGAAGCGGAAAGGGAATGGGTACCTGGGGATCTTGTGCGGGAAGCACGAGTGAAATCGGTCTGGTATCGCTTGGTGCAAGAGGTACACGAGGCGGCGGAAGCAGGGGGAAGACACAGCGGTGAGGAAGGAATAACAGCGGCTCTTCGCAGGTTCAAAGAGAAACTGGATACGGAATTTGCCACCGAGTTTCGCATCACCGAATTGGCGGAGCAGACGGGTTTCTCTCCTGTTTACTTACGCAGAACCTTCGCAGACAGGTACGGGTGCAGTCCCAAGCAGTACCTGGATCAGCTTCGCAATGAGCATGCCGTTCGCCGACTCCGGTACACAGGTGATTCCGTCACGGACATAGCGAGAGCATGTGGGTACTCTGACGTCTACCAGTTCAGCAAAACGTTCAAGAAGCGCAACGGCTTCTCTCCGACCGAATATCGCAGAATGCAGGGAGAGTGA
- a CDS encoding glycoside hydrolase family 2 TIM barrel-domain containing protein yields MMKLIRTFQQHRRRECQLLDGLWDFVFDKDDIGLSEDWHRNFPSNHDRIPVPACWNNELGKFDYEGVAWYRTWVTLDDISHLRLLFHAVMGHADVYWDGQHLGYHYGGFTPFDFTIPSVTAGVHELVVRTDSTLGTNTLPYHIVDWFHYGGIIRPVEVQRLPDVWIEGMRITYDMKEDSSTDVQIRLTLRSMSDTPVEVPVSFYRNDEIFRNDNAYLPAKGSMELVVEQAWSDLKRWEPENPALYMIRAVAGHDDLTDRIGFRTVEARNKKIWLNGRELYLQGVNRHEEHPEWGFAFPNKLMTKELDIILQMGCNTVRGSHYPQSEYWLDLLDERGVLFWSEIPIWGAAFPAEHTDDPLFVKRAMTMMDEMIERDLHHPSILFWSVHNEIDTRSKEAYELSIKMTELVRSKDPSRLVAYATMHPMTDICLGLFDVIGINYYGGWYFGHVEFEEMLEIFHERCKEYGAEQTPVLMTEFGGAGVYGDSGWEPRLFSEDYQADLLGKSLKLFRADPKISGTYVWQFADTRAQLQSHFPHFRDRARSFNNKGLVNEYRKPKLAYRVVKGIYTDHNDPYDWGSTLR; encoded by the coding sequence ATGATGAAATTGATCCGCACGTTTCAGCAGCATCGACGTAGAGAATGCCAACTGCTTGATGGATTATGGGATTTCGTTTTTGACAAGGATGACATTGGATTATCGGAAGATTGGCACAGGAACTTCCCTTCCAACCACGATCGCATCCCCGTGCCAGCCTGTTGGAATAACGAGCTTGGCAAATTCGACTACGAAGGAGTAGCATGGTACCGCACGTGGGTAACCCTTGATGATATCAGCCATCTGCGTCTACTGTTCCACGCTGTGATGGGACATGCCGATGTGTACTGGGATGGACAGCATCTGGGATACCATTATGGTGGATTTACTCCTTTTGACTTTACGATTCCTAGCGTGACTGCCGGAGTCCACGAACTCGTCGTCCGCACAGACAGTACGCTGGGGACGAACACGTTGCCATACCATATCGTGGACTGGTTTCATTACGGCGGAATCATTCGACCCGTTGAGGTTCAGCGCTTACCTGATGTTTGGATCGAGGGGATGCGCATTACCTATGACATGAAAGAAGATTCCAGCACTGACGTCCAAATCCGGCTCACGCTCCGCTCCATGTCGGATACTCCAGTCGAAGTGCCCGTATCCTTCTATAGGAATGATGAGATATTTCGAAATGATAACGCTTACCTCCCAGCTAAGGGTAGCATGGAACTCGTTGTGGAACAAGCCTGGTCAGACCTCAAGCGATGGGAACCGGAAAACCCGGCCCTTTACATGATCAGAGCCGTAGCCGGCCATGACGACCTTACAGACCGCATCGGGTTCCGTACCGTGGAGGCCCGGAACAAGAAGATTTGGCTCAACGGCAGGGAGCTTTATTTGCAGGGAGTTAACCGCCACGAAGAGCACCCCGAATGGGGCTTCGCATTTCCCAACAAATTGATGACCAAAGAGCTCGATATCATCCTGCAGATGGGATGCAACACTGTACGCGGGTCACATTACCCCCAAAGTGAATATTGGCTCGATCTGCTGGATGAGCGAGGCGTACTCTTCTGGAGCGAGATTCCGATTTGGGGCGCAGCGTTCCCGGCGGAACATACGGACGACCCGCTCTTCGTAAAACGTGCGATGACCATGATGGATGAGATGATCGAGCGAGATCTTCACCATCCCTCGATCCTGTTCTGGTCTGTCCATAATGAAATTGATACACGTTCCAAAGAGGCCTATGAATTGTCCATCAAGATGACAGAGCTTGTTAGGAGCAAGGATCCGTCAAGGCTGGTGGCTTATGCCACGATGCACCCTATGACAGACATCTGCCTTGGACTATTCGACGTTATCGGAATCAACTATTATGGCGGATGGTATTTCGGACATGTCGAGTTCGAAGAGATGCTCGAAATCTTTCACGAGCGCTGCAAGGAATATGGAGCAGAGCAAACCCCTGTGCTGATGACCGAGTTTGGCGGAGCAGGCGTATACGGCGATTCCGGCTGGGAACCCCGCCTATTCAGCGAGGACTACCAGGCGGATCTACTCGGAAAGTCGCTGAAGCTCTTCCGGGCCGATCCGAAGATTAGCGGAACTTATGTGTGGCAATTTGCAGATACAAGGGCTCAACTTCAGAGTCATTTTCCCCACTTCAGAGACCGGGCACGCTCCTTCAACAACAAAGGACTGGTCAACGAATATCGCAAACCAAAGCTGGCCTATCGCGTAGTCAAGGGCATTTATACCGACCATAACGATCCATACGACTGGGGCTCCACATTGAGATGA
- a CDS encoding extracellular solute-binding protein, protein MFMYTRKMSRHAVVLMILGLFTTTLAACSEGGAEPTDSSGVEQNQPLTQLTYWVDLFPDAAAIMKSYGEVTAWKEIEAKTGVKIEFQHPAQGQLGEQFNLMVASNKLPDVVDYGWNAYPGGAQKAIRDKKLIPLNDYLDHAPNLKKLLDDHPEWRKMASTDHGDLIGFPFIREDVTQQVFLGPAIRKDWLDQLNLSVPTTIDEWHTVLKAFKERDPNGNGEADEIPILISAGELTFAGAFGTPNDFYREKDTVKYGPIEPGFKEYLATMNQWYNEGLLDKDFATTDAKMTDAKITGNQVGSAVLFLNGGIGKYMDLMAQSQPDFKLVGTPYPTLNPGEKPVFGHMDNPVTGIFAAITGSNQNVVGTVKFLDYLYSEEGKLIMNFGKEGETYTLVDGQPRYTDAILNNPDGLPISQAFRKHIMGATSGPFVQDVRHTQQYTTKPEQKEAMTLWSNTTQEKRMPPVSISVEDSSRYSSIMTDVNTFKDEMILKFIMGTEPLDHFDNYVEMLKGLGIEEAIQIQQAALERYNNR, encoded by the coding sequence ATGTTCATGTACACGCGAAAGATGAGCAGGCATGCCGTTGTTTTAATGATCTTGGGACTGTTTACGACTACGCTGGCTGCGTGCAGCGAAGGAGGAGCTGAGCCAACAGACTCGTCAGGAGTAGAGCAGAATCAACCGCTAACCCAATTAACGTATTGGGTGGACTTGTTTCCGGATGCTGCTGCCATTATGAAAAGTTATGGAGAAGTAACTGCCTGGAAGGAAATTGAAGCCAAAACCGGTGTGAAAATCGAATTTCAGCACCCGGCACAAGGCCAACTCGGAGAACAATTCAACTTAATGGTAGCATCGAATAAGCTGCCTGATGTTGTAGATTATGGATGGAACGCATACCCAGGCGGCGCACAGAAAGCAATCCGAGATAAAAAACTCATCCCATTGAATGATTACTTGGATCATGCCCCCAACCTGAAAAAACTGCTGGACGATCATCCGGAATGGAGAAAAATGGCTTCCACAGATCATGGGGATCTCATTGGCTTCCCGTTCATTCGTGAGGATGTCACCCAACAAGTGTTCCTGGGACCTGCAATACGCAAAGACTGGCTGGACCAATTAAATTTGTCGGTACCCACGACAATCGATGAATGGCACACCGTTTTGAAAGCGTTTAAAGAACGGGACCCGAACGGTAATGGTGAAGCGGATGAAATTCCGATTCTAATTTCGGCAGGAGAATTAACTTTTGCGGGTGCCTTCGGGACACCTAACGATTTCTACCGGGAGAAGGATACTGTCAAATACGGGCCGATTGAACCCGGCTTCAAGGAATACCTCGCCACAATGAACCAATGGTATAACGAAGGTCTGCTCGACAAGGACTTTGCGACGACGGATGCCAAAATGACCGATGCCAAAATAACAGGCAATCAGGTGGGGTCGGCGGTCCTGTTTCTCAATGGCGGCATTGGAAAATACATGGACTTGATGGCGCAAAGCCAACCGGATTTCAAATTGGTCGGAACCCCCTATCCGACATTAAATCCTGGCGAAAAGCCGGTCTTCGGACATATGGATAATCCCGTTACCGGCATCTTCGCAGCCATAACCGGAAGCAACCAAAACGTTGTTGGTACCGTGAAATTTCTGGATTATTTATACAGTGAAGAAGGAAAACTCATTATGAACTTCGGCAAAGAAGGCGAAACATACACGCTCGTTGACGGCCAACCCCGGTATACGGATGCGATTTTGAATAATCCTGACGGACTGCCGATTTCCCAAGCCTTCAGGAAGCATATTATGGGCGCTACCTCCGGTCCTTTTGTGCAGGATGTACGTCACACGCAGCAGTATACGACCAAGCCGGAACAAAAAGAGGCCATGACGTTGTGGTCAAACACTACACAGGAAAAAAGAATGCCTCCCGTTAGTATCTCTGTAGAAGATAGCAGCCGATACTCCTCGATCATGACCGACGTCAATACATTTAAAGACGAAATGATTCTGAAATTTATTATGGGTACGGAACCGCTTGATCATTTCGATAATTATGTAGAAATGCTGAAAGGGTTAGGCATCGAGGAAGCGATCCAAATCCAACAAGCAGCTTTGGAAAGATACAACAACCGATAA